From a single Pseudomonas serboccidentalis genomic region:
- a CDS encoding FAD-dependent oxidoreductase, giving the protein MRPFWLEQALQADPSPTCPPLQGEVRADVCIVGGGYTGLWTAIMLKQQNPELDVLLIEADICGAGASGRNGGCALSWSAKYFTLERLFGVEEAVRLVKASERSIHAIGEFCEQYGVDADYRLDGTLYTATNQAQVGSTDAVIAALERNGINSFTNRPLADVQRMAGSSKHLEGWFSPAATSVQPGKLVRGLRRVALQLGVKIHENTAMTGLEEGRPARIHTAKGSVIADRVVLAMNAWMARAFPQFERSVAIVSSDMLITEPRPDLLQEIGLTSGVSVLDSRIFVHYYHNTPDGRIMLGKGGNTFAYGGRMLSVFDQPSPYAGLLKRSLGDFFPAFAEVKVDATWNGPSDRSVTGLPFFGQMSASGNVFYGFGYSGSGVGPCHMGGQILASLVQGLDNPWTRSPLVNGPLGYFPPEPIRYLGSLMVRNAIRRKERAEDHGHRPRHLDVRLAKFAAAAGKADKG; this is encoded by the coding sequence ATGAGACCGTTTTGGCTCGAGCAGGCCCTGCAGGCCGATCCATCCCCGACTTGCCCGCCGCTGCAAGGCGAAGTGCGCGCTGATGTGTGCATCGTCGGCGGCGGTTACACCGGGCTGTGGACGGCGATCATGCTCAAGCAGCAGAACCCTGAACTCGACGTGCTGCTGATCGAAGCCGACATCTGCGGCGCCGGTGCCAGTGGGCGCAACGGTGGTTGTGCGTTGTCGTGGTCGGCCAAGTATTTCACCCTTGAGCGCCTGTTCGGCGTCGAGGAGGCGGTGCGCTTGGTCAAGGCGTCCGAGCGCAGTATTCACGCCATTGGCGAGTTCTGCGAACAGTACGGCGTCGACGCCGATTACCGTCTCGACGGCACACTGTACACCGCCACCAACCAGGCGCAGGTTGGCTCAACCGACGCGGTGATCGCCGCGCTGGAGCGCAATGGCATCAACTCCTTCACAAACCGCCCGCTGGCCGATGTACAGCGCATGGCTGGTTCGAGTAAACATCTGGAAGGCTGGTTCTCGCCGGCGGCGACCAGTGTACAACCGGGCAAACTGGTGCGCGGGCTGCGCCGGGTGGCGTTGCAACTGGGGGTGAAGATCCACGAAAACACCGCGATGACCGGTCTGGAAGAAGGCCGCCCGGCGCGAATCCACACGGCGAAGGGCAGCGTAATCGCCGACCGCGTGGTGCTGGCGATGAACGCGTGGATGGCCCGGGCGTTCCCGCAGTTCGAACGCAGCGTGGCGATCGTTTCCAGCGACATGCTGATCACCGAGCCACGCCCGGATCTGCTGCAGGAAATAGGTTTGACCAGCGGCGTCAGCGTGCTCGATTCGCGGATTTTCGTGCACTACTACCACAACACCCCGGACGGCCGGATCATGCTCGGCAAGGGCGGCAACACCTTCGCCTATGGCGGGCGAATGCTGTCGGTGTTCGATCAGCCGTCGCCGTACGCCGGGTTGCTCAAGCGCAGCCTCGGCGACTTCTTCCCGGCGTTTGCCGAGGTAAAAGTCGATGCGACGTGGAACGGGCCATCGGATCGTTCGGTCACCGGTTTGCCGTTTTTCGGGCAGATGAGCGCCAGTGGCAATGTGTTTTACGGCTTCGGTTATTCCGGCAGCGGCGTCGGCCCGTGTCACATGGGCGGGCAGATTCTCGCCTCGCTGGTGCAGGGCCTCGACAACCCATGGACCCGCTCGCCACTGGTCAACGGACCGCTGGGCTATTTTCCACCGGAGCCGATCCGTTACCTCGGCTCGTTGATGGTGCGCAACGCCATCCGCCGCAAGGAACGCGCCGAGGACCACGGGCACCGGCCGCGGCATCTGGACGTGCGCCTGGCGAAATTCGCCGCGGCGGCGGGCAAGGCTGACAAGGGCTGA
- a CDS encoding type VI secretion system Vgr family protein: MLNDQERPFTLTLTDGPLCLPVLRFTGKEALNQPFRFEIEVIGLAPALSPSSLLRQPAYLSLGVDHGIHGLIHSVRCEHRASHRISYRMTLVPQLQRLAQSPRRRVFAQTSVPAILAQLLDEQGLPAHSYRIEMSVGHYPPRPFCIQYEESDLALLQRLCEEEGIHYHFEHRPDGHVVVFADDNLSLPQEPLPVPFAVTDESPSPRLSTLFQRHDATPVMAAHGIRNRGQQVSSADAANHPVPALTPLQLSGEQRHAEQRSRRHLQRQRCLSRSIHGRSDCSALRSGHLLQITEHPINAFNEQWLITELHHQGQHPSILDPTSDVHRYRNDFTALPWASDFRPPLAQPRPNIGGYHLARVLGTPGQPAQLDELGRIGVSLWPAQAAETACLWLPIALTGANGRLAAHELPRAGSEVWVSFLDSDPDRPILCLSHSRPPSPRESAPTNDSSLLLDWLLNSADP, from the coding sequence ATGCTCAATGACCAGGAACGCCCGTTCACCCTGACCCTGACCGATGGCCCACTGTGCCTGCCGGTGCTGCGTTTCACCGGCAAGGAAGCGCTCAATCAGCCCTTTCGTTTCGAGATTGAAGTGATCGGCCTGGCCCCGGCCTTGTCACCGAGCAGCCTGCTGCGACAACCGGCCTACCTGAGTCTGGGTGTCGATCATGGCATTCACGGCCTGATCCACAGCGTCCGTTGCGAGCATCGCGCCAGCCACCGGATCAGTTACCGAATGACGCTGGTTCCGCAGTTGCAGCGTCTGGCGCAATCACCCCGGCGCCGGGTGTTCGCGCAGACGAGCGTACCGGCGATCCTTGCCCAATTGCTCGACGAGCAGGGCCTGCCAGCACACAGTTACCGGATCGAGATGAGCGTCGGTCATTACCCGCCACGGCCATTTTGCATTCAGTACGAGGAAAGCGACCTGGCCTTGCTGCAACGCCTGTGCGAGGAAGAAGGCATCCACTATCACTTCGAGCATCGCCCGGATGGGCATGTCGTGGTGTTTGCCGACGACAACCTGAGCCTGCCGCAGGAACCGCTGCCGGTACCGTTCGCCGTGACTGACGAGAGCCCTTCACCTCGCCTCAGCACGCTGTTTCAGCGGCATGACGCGACACCGGTCATGGCCGCGCATGGCATTCGCAACCGGGGCCAGCAGGTCAGCAGCGCTGACGCGGCCAATCATCCCGTGCCCGCGCTCACGCCCTTGCAGCTGTCGGGCGAACAGCGTCACGCCGAACAACGCAGTCGTCGCCATTTGCAGCGCCAGCGCTGCCTGTCCCGTTCGATCCACGGGCGCAGCGATTGCAGCGCACTGCGCAGCGGACATCTGCTGCAGATCACCGAGCACCCGATCAATGCGTTCAACGAGCAGTGGCTGATCACCGAGCTGCACCATCAAGGTCAGCACCCCTCGATCCTCGATCCGACAAGCGACGTGCATCGCTATCGCAACGACTTCACCGCCCTGCCCTGGGCCAGCGATTTTCGTCCGCCCCTGGCGCAGCCACGTCCGAACATCGGTGGCTATCATCTGGCGCGAGTGTTGGGTACGCCCGGTCAGCCGGCGCAACTGGATGAACTGGGGCGTATCGGCGTCAGTCTGTGGCCGGCGCAGGCAGCCGAGACGGCTTGCCTGTGGTTGCCGATTGCCCTGACCGGCGCCAATGGCCGCCTTGCCGCCCACGAATTGCCCCGCGCCGGCAGCGAGGTGTGGGTGAGTTTCCTCGACAGCGATCCGGATCGACCGATCCTCTGCCTGAGCCACTCGCGCCCGCCCTCGCCACGGGAATCTGCGCCAACAAACGACAGCAGTCTGTTGCTCGACTGGCTGCTCAACAGCGCCGATCCGTAA
- a CDS encoding YebC/PmpR family DNA-binding transcriptional regulator: MGAQWKVKHKEAAANAKGKIFGKLVKEITIAARNGADTATNAHLRLVVEQAKKASMPKETLDRAIKKGAGLLGETVQYHRVTYEGFAPHQVPLIVECVTDNINRTVAEIRVAFRKGQLGASGSVAWDFNHVGMIEASPDTPDADPEMAAIEAGAQDFEPGEEGATLFLTDPTDLDAVQKALPEQGFTVLSAKLGYQPKNPVSGLSAEQMAEVEAFLEGLDNHDDVQDMFVGLAG, from the coding sequence ATGGGCGCACAGTGGAAGGTTAAACACAAAGAAGCGGCAGCCAACGCCAAGGGCAAGATCTTCGGCAAACTGGTGAAAGAAATCACCATCGCTGCCCGCAACGGTGCCGATACCGCCACCAACGCACACCTGCGTCTGGTGGTCGAACAGGCCAAGAAAGCCTCGATGCCCAAGGAAACCCTGGACCGCGCCATCAAGAAAGGCGCCGGCCTGCTGGGCGAAACCGTGCAATACCACCGCGTGACGTATGAAGGTTTCGCGCCGCACCAGGTTCCGTTGATCGTCGAGTGCGTCACCGACAACATCAACCGCACCGTCGCGGAAATCCGCGTGGCCTTCCGCAAGGGCCAACTGGGCGCTTCCGGCTCGGTGGCCTGGGACTTCAACCACGTCGGCATGATCGAAGCCTCGCCGGACACCCCGGACGCCGATCCGGAAATGGCCGCGATCGAGGCCGGTGCCCAGGACTTCGAGCCGGGTGAAGAGGGCGCGACCTTGTTCCTGACTGATCCGACCGACCTTGACGCCGTGCAGAAAGCCCTGCCCGAGCAAGGCTTCACCGTGCTGTCGGCCAAACTCGGCTACCAGCCGAAGAACCCGGTCAGCGGCCTGAGCGCCGAGCAGATGGCTGAAGTCGAGGCGTTCCTCGAAGGCCTCGACAACCATGATGACGTGCAGGACATGTTTGTCGGTCTGGCGGGCTAA